The following are encoded together in the Coregonus clupeaformis isolate EN_2021a chromosome 24, ASM2061545v1, whole genome shotgun sequence genome:
- the LOC121537489 gene encoding tyrosine-protein phosphatase non-receptor type 7 has protein sequence MSESVESPSSSQPVDQEQSFPCPTATAPRKPVQLQERRGSNVSLVLDVSSLSLCAVEPLCSISTPRETILHLLRTSTRPLTPSQLQEASDETSRLNSEYQKIPPNFVNPAELDIPGRALKDRYKTILPNPETRVCLKNPAAEEGGETERYINANYIKGYNGAPSAYIATQGPMLNTVHDFWEMVWQEGSTTIVMITKLKEKNEKCELYWPEKDGSYGRFEVRVSIVKECDSYTIRDMIIQVGSENRQVRHYWYSTWPDHQTPDCTGPLLRLVVDVNEHRQSIPSPGPTIVHCSAGIGRTGCFIASSIGCLQLQHSSRADVLGIVCKLRLDRGGMIQTSEQYQFLYLTLAQYSRQLANTDSGSASPVPVQTSSTTGDMR, from the exons ATGAGTGAGTCAGTAGAATCCCCATCATCATCACAACCTGTGGACCAAGAACAGTCATTCCCCTGCCCTACTGCCACAGCTCCTCGCAAACCAGTCCAGCtccaggagag ACGGGGCTCCAATGTGTCCCTAGTGCTGGACGTGAGCAGTCTCAGCCTGTGTGCGGTGGAGCCCTTGTGCTCTATCTCCACCCCCAGAGAGACCATCCTCCACCTGCTGAGGACCTCAACACGCCCTCTGACCCCCTCTCAGCTGCAGGAGGCATCTGACGAGACCAGCAGGCTGAACTCAGAGTACCAG AAGATTCCTCCAAACTTTGTCAACCCTGCAGAGCTGGACATCCCAGGACGTGCTTTAAAAGACAGATATAAGACCATACTGCCAA ATCCTGAGACCCGTGTGTGTCTGAAGAACCCCGCAGCAGAGGAAGGGGGTGAGACTGAGAGATACATCAATGCAAACTACATAAAG GGTTACAACGGTGCACCCAGTGCCTACATCGCCACCCAGGGCCCCATGCTCAACACAGTGCATGACTTCTGGGAGATGGTGTGGCAGGAGGGATCCACCACCATTGTCATGATCACCAAGCTAAAGGAGAAGAACGAG AAGTGTGAGCTTTACTGGCCAGAGAAGGACGGCAGCTATGGCAGATTTGAGGTCAGAGTGTCCATTGTGAAAGAATGTGATAGCTACACCATTCGAGACATGATTATACAG GTGGGCTCAGAGAACAGGCAGGTGAGACACTACTGGTACTCCACATGGCCAGACCACCAGACCCCAGACTGCACTGGGCCCCTGCTCAGACTGGTGGTGGACGTGAATGAACACAGGCAGTCCATCCCCAGCCCAGGACCCACCATCGTCCACTGCAG TGCAGGGATTGGGAGAACAGGTTGTTTCATCGCCAGCAGCATTGGATGCCTGCAGCTACAACACAGTAGTAGGGCTGATGTGCTTGGAATCGTCTGTAAGCTACGCCTCGACAG GGGTGGCATGATCCAGACCAGTGAGCAGTATCAGTTCCTGTACCTCACCCTTGCTCAGTACAGTCGGCAGCTGGCGAACACAGACAGTGGCTCAGCGAGCCCTGTCCCTGTCCAGACCAGCAGTACTACAGGGGACATGCGGTGA
- the LOC121537259 gene encoding peptidase inhibitor 16 — translation MLRRTALWAGLVGLYVIVTLCPASCQLSEEDTETLVELHNSYRGQVVPNATYMRKVKWDEKLKIVAEGYAVKCTWEHNPDLEELNTGENLFVSNGPFDPNIAMEKWFLEHLDYDYNNNSCQDDKMCGHYTQMVWADSHSVGCATHRCDTMEGLSFEKVTFLVCNYYPAGNFNDEKPYEEGERCSKCPDNLPRCDQNLCVPDASEPSEEPDTEKETTDSSPPGTDEPSTATSTATATKDTELESTQPDHSSAPKPTMADRDETGTEPGDEEEEGEELNIYKRK, via the exons ATGCTCAGGCGGACAGCTCTCTGGGCTGGCCTGGTGGGACTGTATGTCATCGTCACCCTGTGTCCAGCCTCCTGCCAGCTGAGCGAGGAAGACACAGAGACCCTCGTGGAGCTGCACAACAGCTACCGTGGCCAGGTGGTGCCCAATGCCACCTACATGCGTAAAGTG AAATGGGATGAGAAGCTGAAGATCGTAGCTGAGGGCTATGCTGTGAAGTGTACATGGGAGCACAACCCGGATCTAGAGGAGCTGAACACGGGAGAGAACCTGTTTGTGTCCAACGGACCCTTTGACCCCAACATTGCCATGGAGAAGTGGTTCCTGGAGCACCTAGACTACgactacaacaacaacagctgccaGGATGACAAGATGTGTGGACACTACACTCAG ATGGTGTGGGCGGACTCTCACTCTGTGGGCTGTGCTACTCATCGCTGTGATACCATGGAGGGGCTGTCTTTTGAGAAAGTCACCTTCCTAGTCTGCAATTATTACCCAGC AGGTAACTTTAATGATGAGAAACCCTATGAGGAAGGTGAAAGGTGCTCCAAGTGTCCAGACAACCTGCCGCGATGTGATCAGAACCTCTGTG TGCCTGATGCCTCTGAGCCTTCAGAGGAGCCTGATACAGAGAAGGAGACAACGGACAGCTCTCCCCCAGGCACTGATGAGCCCTCCACCGCCACCTCCACCGCCACCGCCACCAAGGACACAGAGCTGGAATCAACACAACCAGACCACTCATCAGCCCCTAAGCCAACCATGGCTGACAGAGATGAGACAGGCACAGAGcctggggatgaggaggaggagggggagga ACTGAACATCTATAAGAGGAAATGA